Proteins found in one Mucilaginibacter gracilis genomic segment:
- a CDS encoding PfkB family carbohydrate kinase, which yields MSLVVIGTVAFDAIETPFGKTDKIVGGAATYASLAASYFYDKVKIVAVVGDDFPAFEIEELNNHYINTEGLQVKAGQKSFFWAGRYHNDMNSRDTLVTELNVLADFDPIIPESYQDCEYLMLGNLTPQIQQTVIERLHKRPKLIVMDTMNFWMDIAMDDLLKTISMVDVLTINDAEARQLSGEYSLVKAAKKILAMGPKYLIIKKGEHGALLFSDDLIFSAPALPLADVFDPTGAGDTFAGGFIGYLAKVGTVNFNNMKNAIIYGSALASFCVEKFGTERLKSLTEDDVKARIQQFVRLSSFVIE from the coding sequence ATGAGTTTAGTTGTTATTGGTACTGTGGCATTTGACGCCATTGAAACGCCTTTTGGTAAAACAGATAAAATTGTTGGCGGTGCTGCTACTTACGCAAGTTTGGCTGCATCTTACTTTTACGATAAAGTTAAAATTGTGGCCGTTGTAGGCGACGATTTCCCTGCTTTTGAAATTGAAGAACTTAACAATCACTACATTAACACCGAAGGTTTACAGGTTAAAGCGGGCCAAAAATCGTTCTTTTGGGCTGGCAGGTATCATAACGACATGAACAGCCGCGATACATTAGTAACCGAACTTAATGTTTTGGCCGATTTTGATCCCATTATTCCCGAAAGCTATCAGGATTGCGAATACCTGATGCTGGGCAACCTCACACCGCAAATTCAGCAAACGGTTATTGAACGCTTACATAAGCGCCCTAAACTCATTGTGATGGATACCATGAACTTTTGGATGGACATTGCGATGGACGACCTCCTAAAAACTATCAGCATGGTTGATGTGCTAACTATTAACGATGCCGAGGCCCGCCAGCTTTCGGGAGAGTACTCCTTGGTTAAGGCCGCTAAAAAGATACTCGCTATGGGCCCTAAATACCTCATCATTAAAAAAGGTGAGCACGGCGCGCTGTTGTTTAGCGACGATTTGATCTTCTCGGCACCAGCCCTGCCACTGGCCGACGTTTTCGACCCAACAGGCGCGGGCGATACCTTTGCCGGAGGCTTTATTGGCTACCTGGCCAAAGTTGGCACCGTTAACTTCAACAACATGAAAAATGCCATCATCTACGGCTCGGCACTGGCTTCGTTTTGCGTAGAGAAGTTTGGCACCGAACGCTTAAAAAGCTTAACCGAAGACGATGTAAAAGCACGCATACAGCAGTTTGTGCGCCTTTCGTCTTTCGTTATCGAATAA